In a single window of the Elaeis guineensis isolate ETL-2024a chromosome 6, EG11, whole genome shotgun sequence genome:
- the LOC105046860 gene encoding NEP1-interacting protein 1 isoform X1, with the protein MDGCWWKLSGFGAGSCLSTLRKVAFAGLTCTFALCGALIGMISGALKGQTTETGLFRGAGIGAVAGAVLSVEVLESCLQGELSSKVAIFGSLLNGKIFQEWVSPAMLKAYQWQINAIEANNWEAADLFDVSRSIGLLPHIIKRLPEFVIKSNDSINSCGELISCAVCLQDFKNGESARRLPFCRHFFHALCIDGWLARHGSCPICRQDV; encoded by the exons ATGGATGGCTGTTGGTGGAAGCTTTCTGGTTTTGGAGCTGGATCTTGCTTGAGTACCTTGAGGAAGGTAGCCTTTGCAGGCCTTACCTGCACCTTCGCACTGT GTGGAGCGTTGATAGGGATGATTTCAGGCGCGCTCAAAGGGCAGACCACGGAGACGGGGCTCTTCCGCGGCGCGGGGATCGGGGCGGTCGCCGGCGCGGTCCTCTCCGTAGAGGTGCTGGAGTCTTGCCTCCAAGGAGAGCTGTCATCCAAG GTGGCTATATTTGGCAGCCTACTAAATGGGAAGATATTTCAAGAGTGGGTGAGCCCAGCAATGCTCAAAGCATACCAGTGGCAA ATTAATGCAATTGAAGCTAATAATTGGGAGGCTGCCGATCTGTTCGATGTCAGTAGAAGCATAGGTTTGCTGCCGCATATCATCAAGAGGCTTCCTGAGTTTGTGATCAAAAGTAATGACAGTATCAATTCATGCGGAGAGTTGATCTCTTGTGCTGTTTGCCTGCAG GATTTCAAGAATGGAGAGAGTGCAAGAAGATTACCCTTTTGCAGGCATTTCTTTCACGCACTCTGCATTGATGGGTGGCTAGCGAGACATGGCTCTTGCCCTATTTGCAGGCAGGATGTGTAG
- the LOC105046860 gene encoding NEP1-interacting protein 1 isoform X2, translating into MISGALKGQTTETGLFRGAGIGAVAGAVLSVEVLESCLQGELSSKVAIFGSLLNGKIFQEWVSPAMLKAYQWQINAIEANNWEAADLFDVSRSIGLLPHIIKRLPEFVIKSNDSINSCGELISCAVCLQDFKNGESARRLPFCRHFFHALCIDGWLARHGSCPICRQDV; encoded by the exons ATGATTTCAGGCGCGCTCAAAGGGCAGACCACGGAGACGGGGCTCTTCCGCGGCGCGGGGATCGGGGCGGTCGCCGGCGCGGTCCTCTCCGTAGAGGTGCTGGAGTCTTGCCTCCAAGGAGAGCTGTCATCCAAG GTGGCTATATTTGGCAGCCTACTAAATGGGAAGATATTTCAAGAGTGGGTGAGCCCAGCAATGCTCAAAGCATACCAGTGGCAA ATTAATGCAATTGAAGCTAATAATTGGGAGGCTGCCGATCTGTTCGATGTCAGTAGAAGCATAGGTTTGCTGCCGCATATCATCAAGAGGCTTCCTGAGTTTGTGATCAAAAGTAATGACAGTATCAATTCATGCGGAGAGTTGATCTCTTGTGCTGTTTGCCTGCAG GATTTCAAGAATGGAGAGAGTGCAAGAAGATTACCCTTTTGCAGGCATTTCTTTCACGCACTCTGCATTGATGGGTGGCTAGCGAGACATGGCTCTTGCCCTATTTGCAGGCAGGATGTGTAG